Proteins encoded together in one Chryseobacterium taklimakanense window:
- a CDS encoding helix-turn-helix domain-containing protein has product MNIITVDEEVWKHLNERLKAISEYILKLEDTSYDSLWLNNHEVCQYLHISEKTLWRMRTNGQIAFSKMYGQYYYTIGAIKEMLNANAVQTTDEYVEQLMAQGKSYIEKGRKLKSGNK; this is encoded by the coding sequence ATGAATATTATAACAGTTGACGAAGAAGTGTGGAAGCACCTCAACGAACGGTTGAAAGCCATCAGCGAATACATCCTCAAACTGGAAGATACAAGCTACGATAGTTTGTGGCTTAACAATCACGAAGTCTGCCAGTACCTCCACATCAGCGAAAAAACATTGTGGCGTATGCGCACCAACGGTCAGATAGCCTTTTCAAAAATGTACGGGCAGTATTACTATACGATTGGCGCAATCAAGGAAATGTTGAACGCCAATGCCGTGCAGACCACCGATGAATACGTGGAGCAGCTTATGGCGCAAGGAAAAAGCTACATCGAAAAAGGCAGAAAGCTAAAATCAGGTAATAAGTAA
- a CDS encoding helix-turn-helix domain-containing protein gives MNIDKMEFVAWMERIMDRLDILGNHIDDLQKKRNSIDGEELLDNQDLLQMLKISNRSLQRYRSIGKLPYYTISGKLYYKLSDVHQFIRESFNPPLPKLDANK, from the coding sequence ATGAACATCGACAAAATGGAATTTGTGGCGTGGATGGAACGCATAATGGACAGGCTCGACATTCTTGGCAACCACATAGACGATTTACAAAAGAAACGCAACAGCATAGACGGAGAAGAATTACTGGACAATCAGGACTTATTGCAAATGCTGAAAATCAGCAACCGCTCCCTGCAACGGTATCGCTCCATCGGCAAGCTCCCTTACTATACTATCAGTGGAAAACTGTATTACAAGCTGTCCGATGTGCACCAGTTCATCAGGGAAAGTTTTAACCCGCCTTTGCCCAAACTGGATGCCAATAAGTGA
- a CDS encoding DUF262 domain-containing protein, with the protein MNELEPLKSIFKDRIFKIPDYQRGYAWTTRQLKDFWEDLVNLPTDRFHYTGLLSLKKVDRNIWSNWNDERWLIEDRGFKPFHIVDGQQRLTTFVIFIQAISEQLKAIPENKDKKDEEIYLGSFSLKAIKEEYLVIEKPPQFIVTTYKFGYEVDNPSFKYLRHKVFLEPNSGTIQETFYTLNLENAKRFFKENLQNYFEKYGLTEIEALFKKVTQNLMFNVYEISDDFDVFVAFETMNNRGKKLSNLELLKNRLIYLTTLYDEKELKNDERNSLREKINDAWKEVYYQLGRNKKNPLNDDDFLVAHWIMYFQYTREKGDDYIRFLLEQKFTPQNIYAKTEVRLSSLQEFEEVREDDDTDQEEVEVNGEEEIIVMRSQLSPKEIEDYVNSLKAAAVHWYNTHNPINNPDLTVQESLWIDRLNRIGIIYFRPLVTVVYLRKDITSDKRVQLFREIERFIFITFRLSRAFSTYRNSEFYRAARQLRNGELTIDNIIQRLNDRMNYCFYTPENSDATYFDYTYFQKFIDKKFKSGGGFYYWNGLRYFLYEYEMDKVRQRGSQKIDWRLFVKSEKDKVSIEHIYPQTPTHKNWKESFKIYKKAQQPFFQGTLGNLLPLSQSINSSLQNDCFDDKKEAKYNDRNEKIRQGYSDGSHSEIEVARYETWNPDTILERGNKLLEFMEKRWDLKFEDETAKAELLFLDFMLPEQENNGKE; encoded by the coding sequence ATGAATGAATTAGAACCCTTAAAGAGCATTTTTAAAGACAGGATATTTAAGATACCCGATTACCAGCGTGGCTACGCTTGGACAACAAGACAGTTAAAAGATTTTTGGGAAGATTTAGTAAATCTTCCTACCGATAGGTTTCACTATACAGGCTTACTCTCTTTGAAAAAGGTGGATAGAAATATCTGGTCTAATTGGAATGATGAACGATGGTTAATCGAAGACAGAGGCTTTAAACCTTTTCACATCGTTGACGGACAGCAACGATTGACAACATTTGTAATTTTCATACAAGCTATTTCTGAACAGCTAAAAGCTATACCTGAAAACAAGGACAAAAAAGATGAAGAGATTTACCTTGGTTCTTTTAGTTTAAAAGCGATTAAGGAAGAATACTTGGTTATAGAAAAGCCGCCTCAATTTATTGTTACGACATACAAATTTGGGTACGAAGTTGATAATCCAAGTTTTAAATATTTACGTCATAAGGTTTTTTTAGAGCCAAATAGCGGAACAATCCAAGAAACATTTTATACCCTCAATCTTGAAAATGCTAAACGCTTTTTCAAAGAAAATCTGCAAAACTATTTTGAGAAATACGGTCTAACTGAAATAGAAGCATTGTTCAAAAAAGTCACGCAAAACCTGATGTTTAATGTTTATGAAATAAGTGATGATTTTGATGTTTTTGTTGCATTTGAAACGATGAATAATCGTGGAAAGAAGCTATCAAATTTGGAGCTTCTTAAAAATCGACTGATATACTTAACAACTTTATACGATGAAAAAGAGTTAAAAAACGATGAACGAAATTCGCTGCGTGAAAAAATCAATGATGCTTGGAAAGAAGTTTATTATCAACTTGGGAGAAATAAAAAAAATCCGCTTAACGATGATGATTTTTTAGTGGCTCATTGGATAATGTATTTTCAATACACAAGAGAAAAAGGCGATGATTATATCAGGTTTTTGTTAGAGCAGAAATTCACACCACAAAATATTTATGCAAAAACGGAAGTAAGACTAAGTTCTTTACAAGAATTTGAAGAAGTGCGGGAGGATGACGACACTGACCAGGAAGAAGTCGAGGTAAATGGAGAAGAGGAAATAATAGTTATGCGTTCCCAGCTTTCTCCGAAAGAAATTGAAGATTATGTAAATAGCTTGAAAGCTGCTGCCGTTCATTGGTATAATACACACAATCCTATAAACAATCCTGACTTAACCGTTCAGGAAAGTCTATGGATAGACCGTTTGAACAGAATTGGTATAATTTATTTCCGTCCCCTTGTGACAGTAGTTTATTTACGTAAGGATATTACTTCAGATAAGAGAGTTCAGCTTTTCAGAGAAATCGAGCGGTTCATATTCATTACATTTAGGCTTAGTCGGGCGTTTTCAACATATAGGAATAGTGAATTTTACCGTGCAGCAAGGCAGTTGAGAAATGGAGAACTGACAATTGACAATATCATTCAACGATTGAATGACAGAATGAATTATTGCTTTTATACTCCAGAAAATTCTGACGCAACCTACTTTGATTATACTTATTTCCAAAAATTTATTGATAAGAAATTTAAAAGCGGAGGAGGTTTTTATTACTGGAATGGGCTTCGATATTTCCTGTATGAGTATGAAATGGACAAAGTAAGACAAAGAGGAAGCCAAAAGATTGATTGGAGGTTGTTTGTGAAAAGTGAAAAAGATAAAGTTTCCATAGAACATATTTATCCCCAAACCCCAACACATAAAAATTGGAAAGAAAGTTTCAAGATATACAAAAAAGCACAACAACCATTTTTTCAGGGAACTTTAGGTAACCTTTTACCATTATCACAAAGCATAAATTCAAGTTTACAAAACGATTGCTTTGATGATAAGAAAGAAGCAAAATATAATGATAGGAACGAAAAGATAAGACAAGGTTATTCTGACGGTTCTCATTCAGAAATTGAAGTTGCACGATATGAAACTTGGAACCCTGATACCATTCTTGAAAGAGGTAATAAGTTGTTGGAATTTATGGAAAAACGTTGGGACTTAAAATTTGAAGATGAAACTGCTAAGGCAGAATTATTATTTCTCGATTTTATGCTTCCAGAGCAAGAAAATAATGGAAAAGAATAA
- a CDS encoding DUF1896 domain-containing protein translates to MDVQQKDLSYFRLRLQELLNSSFPEKAHDQKFIDQRSSWAANAYEGAFRSGNAVEQCNEIANYILFEGLYFSKFDTVFKVVCNEFDTLMADEELRPFALKMFPVCEPVFAGYELTDDFAYGYEFDLLYTELTGTIAIWIEENGLQ, encoded by the coding sequence ATGGATGTACAGCAAAAAGACCTATCGTATTTCAGATTACGACTGCAAGAATTATTAAACAGCAGCTTCCCCGAAAAGGCGCACGACCAAAAATTTATCGACCAACGTTCTTCCTGGGCTGCTAATGCTTACGAGGGGGCTTTCCGTTCGGGAAACGCCGTTGAGCAATGTAATGAAATAGCCAACTACATACTTTTTGAGGGCTTGTACTTCTCCAAATTCGACACGGTTTTCAAAGTGGTATGCAATGAGTTTGATACCCTGATGGCAGACGAGGAACTGCGACCGTTCGCCCTGAAAATGTTTCCTGTTTGCGAACCTGTATTTGCGGGATATGAATTAACCGATGATTTCGCCTACGGGTATGAGTTCGATTTACTCTATACCGAACTGACAGGAACCATCGCAATATGGATTGAAGAAAATGGGCTTCAGTAA
- a CDS encoding type IA DNA topoisomerase — MKTIIAEKPSVAREIAGLLGASEKKDGYLTGNGYFVTWAFGHLIGLGMPEDYGISGFDKAALPILPNPFLLTVRKVKKDKGYTADAGAVKQLKVIEQLFKQSNSIIVATDAGREGELIFRYIYEYLKCNKPFERLWISSLTEKAMKQGFDNLKDGKAFDGLYLAAQGRSRADWLVGINATQALSIAAGNGIYSLGRVQTPTLALICKRYLDNKNFTVKKYWQVQLLHNKAQVDFKSISATKWDEKQFADDTLKAIQRSGTATVTSVETKSVTEQPPLLFDLTGLQKEANKRLKLSAEATLNIAQSLYEKKFITYPRTGSKYIPEDMWAEIPNLVRALQNREDCKQALSKIKWGRFNKRIVNDLRVTDHHGLLITDKVPSVLNADEDKIYNMIALRLLEALSQACVKEITDVTLQVMHYDFAAKGCKIQEAGWRSIKGSFTEDGEEPVQELPELHKGDELKIKEAIFLEKQTKPPVLYTEAGLLSAMETAGKEIENEEERKALKNIGIGTPATRAAIIETLFTRNYIQRDKRSLVPTEKGLQVYELVKERKIADVAMTAEWELALQKIENSEADAGTFQQEMETYAKSITDELLQTSIANTNQPKLTCPKCKSQQLIIRDKIVKCPDEGCNWVQFRTVCGAQISIANITSLVTKGKTALIKGMTSKAGKKFDAYIVLKENAESSFEFEKNKSNKRNGK; from the coding sequence ATGAAAACAATCATTGCAGAAAAACCAAGCGTAGCAAGAGAGATAGCCGGCTTGTTGGGGGCATCTGAAAAAAAGGACGGCTACCTGACAGGTAACGGCTATTTTGTTACGTGGGCATTCGGTCATTTAATCGGACTGGGAATGCCCGAAGACTATGGCATTTCGGGATTTGATAAAGCCGCTTTACCGATATTGCCCAACCCGTTTTTATTGACCGTTCGCAAGGTCAAAAAAGACAAAGGCTATACCGCCGATGCAGGCGCAGTAAAGCAACTGAAAGTCATTGAACAGCTTTTTAAGCAAAGCAACAGCATCATTGTTGCAACCGATGCAGGACGTGAGGGCGAATTGATATTTCGGTACATTTATGAATACCTGAAATGCAACAAGCCCTTTGAACGCCTTTGGATTAGCTCGCTGACCGAAAAGGCAATGAAGCAGGGCTTTGATAACCTAAAAGACGGAAAAGCATTTGACGGCTTGTACCTGGCTGCACAAGGCAGGAGCCGTGCCGACTGGCTCGTAGGCATCAATGCTACGCAGGCATTGAGCATCGCCGCAGGCAACGGTATTTATTCGCTCGGAAGAGTGCAAACGCCTACACTGGCGTTGATATGCAAACGCTACCTCGACAATAAGAATTTCACGGTTAAGAAATACTGGCAGGTACAATTACTGCACAACAAAGCACAGGTTGACTTCAAAAGCATTTCCGCTACCAAGTGGGATGAAAAGCAGTTTGCTGATGATACCCTGAAAGCTATTCAGCGAAGCGGAACCGCAACCGTTACTTCGGTAGAAACCAAAAGCGTTACCGAACAACCGCCCTTGCTTTTCGATTTGACAGGTTTGCAAAAGGAAGCCAATAAAAGGCTAAAGCTCTCTGCTGAAGCAACGCTGAATATTGCGCAAAGCCTGTACGAAAAGAAATTTATCACGTACCCACGTACCGGGAGCAAATACATACCCGAAGATATGTGGGCAGAAATTCCCAATCTTGTGCGGGCATTGCAGAACCGGGAAGACTGCAAGCAAGCCCTTAGCAAAATCAAATGGGGGCGGTTCAATAAACGCATCGTGAATGACCTCCGTGTAACGGACCATCACGGTTTATTGATTACCGACAAAGTGCCGTCAGTATTGAATGCCGACGAAGACAAGATTTACAATATGATTGCGCTTCGCCTGCTCGAAGCCCTATCACAAGCCTGTGTAAAAGAAATAACCGACGTAACGTTACAGGTAATGCACTATGATTTTGCGGCAAAAGGCTGTAAAATCCAGGAAGCGGGTTGGCGTTCCATCAAAGGCAGCTTTACCGAGGACGGCGAAGAGCCAGTGCAGGAATTACCCGAACTGCACAAAGGCGACGAACTCAAAATAAAGGAAGCTATCTTTTTGGAAAAGCAGACCAAACCGCCAGTGCTTTATACCGAAGCCGGGCTTTTGTCGGCTATGGAAACCGCCGGAAAGGAAATCGAAAACGAGGAAGAACGCAAAGCCCTGAAAAATATCGGTATCGGTACTCCGGCTACAAGAGCCGCCATTATCGAAACCCTGTTTACCCGCAATTATATCCAACGGGATAAGCGTTCCTTAGTTCCTACGGAAAAAGGTTTGCAGGTGTATGAACTGGTTAAAGAACGTAAGATTGCAGATGTGGCAATGACCGCCGAATGGGAACTGGCATTGCAGAAAATCGAAAACAGCGAAGCCGATGCCGGAACGTTCCAACAGGAAATGGAAACCTATGCGAAATCCATTACCGACGAACTGCTGCAAACCTCCATTGCCAATACCAATCAGCCGAAACTAACTTGTCCGAAATGTAAAAGTCAGCAACTCATTATCCGTGATAAGATTGTGAAATGCCCTGATGAGGGGTGTAACTGGGTGCAGTTCCGTACCGTTTGCGGTGCGCAAATCAGCATCGCCAATATTACAAGCCTTGTTACTAAAGGCAAAACGGCTTTAATCAAAGGAATGACAAGCAAAGCCGGAAAGAAATTCGATGCTTACATCGTCCTGAAAGAAAATGCGGAAAGCTCCTTTGAGTTTGAGAAAAACAAAAGCAATAAGCGCAATGGAAAATAA
- a CDS encoding ORF6N domain-containing protein, which yields MENKPSIVPKEIRNLIHTIRGKQVMLDSDLAVLYQVETKNLNKAVKRNNERFPASFCFQLTEAEVENLRFQIGTSSLNYGGRRYLPYVFTEQGVAMASAILRSDIAVKVSVEIMEAFVEMRRMLISNASLFHRLDNIELKQLEADQKFEEIFKALESDKLHSEKGIFYNGQVFDAYAFVSDIVRSAGSSIILLDNYVDDTVLTLLGKRKDNVTATILTKSISNQLRLDVQRYNSQYPPIDIELFSDAHDRFLIIDNAELYHIGASLKDLGKKWFAFSRMDIEVGRMLQILNQQ from the coding sequence ATGGAAAATAAGCCGTCAATCGTACCTAAAGAAATCAGGAACCTGATACATACCATCCGGGGTAAACAGGTAATGTTGGACAGCGACCTCGCTGTCTTATATCAGGTAGAAACAAAGAACCTGAACAAAGCGGTAAAACGGAATAACGAGCGTTTTCCTGCTTCGTTTTGCTTTCAACTGACCGAAGCGGAAGTTGAAAACTTGAGGTTCCAAATTGGAACCTCAAGTTTAAATTACGGCGGCAGACGTTATTTGCCCTACGTTTTTACTGAACAGGGCGTGGCAATGGCTTCTGCGATACTCCGTTCGGATATAGCCGTTAAAGTGAGCGTTGAGATAATGGAAGCCTTTGTAGAAATGCGGCGTATGCTCATCAGCAATGCTTCTTTGTTTCATCGTTTGGATAATATCGAATTGAAGCAACTGGAAGCCGACCAAAAATTTGAAGAGATTTTTAAGGCTCTGGAAAGCGACAAGCTGCACAGCGAAAAAGGTATTTTCTACAACGGGCAGGTTTTTGATGCCTATGCCTTTGTTTCCGATATTGTCCGCAGTGCCGGAAGCTCCATTATCCTGCTTGATAATTATGTGGATGATACCGTGCTTACCTTACTGGGTAAACGCAAAGACAATGTAACCGCTACTATCCTTACCAAAAGCATCAGCAACCAGTTACGGTTGGATGTACAACGCTACAACAGCCAATATCCCCCAATAGATATAGAGCTTTTTTCCGATGCCCACGACCGCTTTTTGATTATTGATAATGCGGAACTCTACCACATCGGGGCATCACTGAAAGACCTGGGCAAAAAATGGTTTGCCTTTTCGAGAATGGATATTGAAGTCGGCAGGATGCTTCAAATACTTAATCAACAATAA
- a CDS encoding DUF3945 domain-containing protein — protein MSEETTNKQDMPEQLSDILLVLDKEKMKIQAVKSIDENGKMETVDPTKKNQNQFMRVDKSGDFFSNFFSNFFSQLKNPTNFSFFKVPAPIAIEKAQELQKQVDKPTPEGEKVMKEHEVKAQTQPDKKQENQNNMETAQTTTEATEYRYKPEQIDWDTMKNLGLSKEYLEKRNLLDPLLRGYKTNELVPIGVNLGGSILRTDARLSLQQDQDGNVIVAMHGIKKEPALHLELFGHKFTDEDKKNLLETGNMGRVVNLVNTKTGELMPSIISIDRLTNDITALRTDFIKIPDEIKGVKLNDEQKQTLMEGKPLYLEGMTSAKGKEFSATVQFNADKRFVEFLFDRTNGNQQAQNTQQGNQQTNQQSQPQEAPKTFRGKELENEQYDKFKAGQTIYVELKDKKDQPYKGYITFDKDTGKTKFEFPGQYKARVETAEAHKTQTAVNSEGKTNEATKNVQEPLKSGQQTPKNNKQQEQQDKQQNPAKSKGRKM, from the coding sequence ATGAGCGAAGAAACAACTAATAAACAAGATATGCCCGAACAGCTTTCGGACATATTACTCGTACTGGATAAAGAGAAAATGAAAATCCAGGCAGTAAAGAGTATCGACGAAAACGGGAAAATGGAAACCGTTGACCCCACGAAGAAAAATCAAAACCAGTTTATGCGTGTGGATAAAAGCGGAGATTTCTTTTCCAACTTTTTCTCCAATTTTTTCAGCCAATTAAAGAACCCCACCAATTTTTCATTTTTCAAAGTACCTGCACCCATCGCCATAGAAAAAGCGCAGGAATTGCAGAAGCAGGTAGATAAGCCCACACCGGAGGGTGAAAAAGTGATGAAAGAGCACGAAGTGAAAGCGCAAACACAACCTGATAAAAAACAAGAAAATCAAAATAATATGGAAACAGCACAAACCACAACGGAAGCAACGGAATATCGTTACAAGCCGGAGCAGATTGATTGGGACACAATGAAAAACCTCGGACTAAGCAAGGAGTATCTTGAAAAAAGAAACCTGCTCGACCCTTTGCTACGAGGCTACAAAACCAATGAGCTTGTACCGATAGGCGTTAACCTCGGCGGTTCTATTCTCCGTACCGATGCCCGCCTGTCTTTACAGCAAGACCAGGACGGCAATGTTATCGTGGCGATGCACGGTATCAAAAAAGAACCTGCCCTGCATTTAGAATTGTTCGGACACAAGTTTACGGACGAGGATAAGAAAAACCTGCTCGAAACGGGCAATATGGGGCGTGTGGTTAATTTGGTCAATACCAAAACAGGTGAACTGATGCCGTCCATTATCAGTATCGACAGGCTGACCAACGACATTACCGCATTGCGTACAGATTTCATCAAAATACCCGATGAAATAAAAGGCGTAAAACTGAATGATGAGCAAAAGCAAACCTTAATGGAGGGAAAGCCGCTTTATCTGGAGGGTATGACTTCTGCCAAAGGAAAGGAATTTTCTGCAACGGTTCAGTTTAATGCGGACAAACGATTTGTGGAGTTTCTGTTTGACAGAACCAATGGCAATCAGCAGGCGCAAAACACCCAACAAGGCAATCAGCAGACCAATCAGCAAAGCCAACCCCAGGAAGCCCCGAAAACTTTCAGGGGCAAAGAACTGGAAAATGAGCAGTATGACAAGTTCAAAGCCGGGCAAACTATCTATGTAGAACTGAAAGATAAAAAAGACCAACCGTATAAGGGTTATATCACTTTCGACAAAGATACCGGAAAGACAAAATTTGAGTTTCCCGGTCAGTATAAAGCACGGGTAGAAACTGCCGAAGCCCATAAAACACAAACCGCCGTCAATTCAGAGGGCAAAACCAACGAAGCGACCAAAAATGTGCAGGAGCCTTTGAAATCCGGGCAGCAAACACCGAAAAATAATAAGCAGCAGGAACAGCAGGACAAGCAACAAAACCCTGCAAAATCCAAAGGCAGAAAAATGTAA
- a CDS encoding RteC domain-containing protein gives MRKSLGTIVTEIQEQERKFSVTCSGLIEEAFQMTVFLQELLISSKECVLSSGFVNEEKEIEFFKMIKPQILGKLIYYNKLYRIETACPVNNGKMYHNYFSTHLTELKIEFSEHICNSHFYRYYRSGRVDKDNEYFKRGQINYLDGLSSYVFEIDPQFSTYYDYKVARIIANDLLYAYLLTKITPEENPDTFFQNTDDIKELSWTDSKNALIELMYALYASGAISGGKVGIRKLTAISQVLFRISLTDVHHAFHRMKTRAGSRTLFLDQLKQSLEEYMDKDL, from the coding sequence ATGAGAAAGTCATTAGGAACTATTGTTACCGAAATTCAGGAGCAGGAACGGAAATTTTCAGTAACGTGCTCGGGGCTAATTGAAGAGGCTTTTCAAATGACGGTCTTTCTTCAGGAGCTACTGATTTCATCAAAAGAATGTGTTTTAAGTTCAGGATTTGTCAACGAAGAAAAAGAGATTGAGTTCTTCAAAATGATCAAGCCGCAAATCCTGGGCAAACTCATCTATTATAATAAGCTCTACCGGATAGAAACTGCCTGTCCGGTCAACAACGGGAAAATGTATCACAACTATTTCTCTACCCATCTCACGGAATTAAAGATTGAATTTAGTGAACATATCTGCAATTCCCATTTTTACAGATATTACCGTTCGGGCAGGGTAGATAAGGACAATGAATACTTTAAGCGTGGGCAGATAAATTACCTTGATGGACTTAGTAGCTATGTCTTTGAGATTGACCCGCAATTCTCTACCTATTATGATTACAAAGTAGCCCGTATTATCGCTAATGACCTTTTATATGCCTATCTTTTAACTAAAATCACCCCTGAAGAAAATCCCGATACCTTTTTTCAAAACACAGACGATATCAAAGAGCTATCCTGGACGGACAGTAAAAACGCCCTGATTGAGTTGATGTATGCCCTGTACGCATCGGGTGCTATTTCGGGTGGTAAGGTGGGCATCCGAAAGCTCACAGCCATTTCGCAGGTCTTGTTCCGAATTTCACTGACCGATGTGCATCACGCATTCCACCGGATGAAAACCCGGGCAGGCTCCCGCACCTTATTTTTAGACCAGTTGAAGCAGTCATTGGAAGAATATATGGATAAGGACTTATAA
- a CDS encoding Swt1 family HEPN domain-containing protein translates to MSYTENIERLKILLTGASTDVTITSENEAEYKRLKSELNKSAKFQTNQPKEFKICVTLQEFRREMQAKGGYAERRKHINEIFYPLISDENSLLDSIEEIQQNVNFGHLNLLPQDIQQKGREMSEVYLYLYCIENSLRIFIDEIMKTETINIPRKVQDTIDKLKKNEQESKYLPIRGNSDLFYCDFIELGKIIVGNWTIFGKYFPKQNEHWLNVMVDELYKIRCLVAHNSYVGKDERDALKVYYKSITAQLQL, encoded by the coding sequence ATGAGTTATACAGAAAATATTGAACGTTTAAAAATATTACTTACAGGAGCGTCCACAGATGTTACTATAACAAGTGAAAATGAGGCAGAATACAAAAGGTTGAAAAGTGAACTAAATAAATCTGCGAAGTTCCAAACTAACCAACCAAAGGAATTTAAAATTTGCGTTACACTTCAAGAATTTAGGAGGGAAATGCAAGCAAAAGGTGGGTATGCCGAACGAAGAAAACATATAAACGAAATATTCTATCCTCTAATTTCAGACGAAAATTCCCTACTCGATAGCATAGAGGAAATACAGCAAAATGTAAACTTTGGTCATTTAAACCTTTTGCCGCAAGACATACAACAAAAAGGACGAGAGATGTCAGAAGTCTATTTGTATTTATATTGTATTGAAAATTCTTTAAGAATATTTATTGATGAGATTATGAAGACTGAAACAATAAATATCCCCCGAAAAGTGCAAGACACCATAGATAAACTGAAGAAAAACGAACAAGAAAGTAAATATTTGCCAATTCGAGGTAATAGTGATTTATTTTACTGTGACTTTATTGAATTGGGCAAAATAATAGTTGGAAATTGGACAATTTTCGGGAAGTATTTCCCTAAGCAAAATGAACATTGGTTGAATGTTATGGTGGATGAATTGTACAAGATACGATGTTTGGTTGCTCATAATAGTTACGTTGGGAAAGATGAACGTGATGCACTAAAAGTTTATTATAAGAGTATCACAGCCCAATTACAGTTATAG